In Pseudoliparis swirei isolate HS2019 ecotype Mariana Trench chromosome 11, NWPU_hadal_v1, whole genome shotgun sequence, a genomic segment contains:
- the kcnk17 gene encoding potassium channel subfamily K member 17, which produces MGVMEILSRVPSILWLGAVYVAYVLIGGVIFWKLEGDLGSKDISLLVLNKNRLLSRYTCLNQEGLEAVAQVVQEASKSGLSLKGNYTSDGFWKFTSSALFAATVVTTIGYGNMSPSTTAAQIFCVFFAVFGIPLNMVVLNRVGKYMLAIERNVSDFLEVRTGGRKCTRFFVHLVSYLSGTVLFFVVPMIVFKLHEGWTFSQAIYYCFITLSTIGFGDFVADSNPDKAYPEWYSILMASWIFFGLAWLALLVNHSIDILERLNSHFKERWNGQKPQGESGDGADNQSEIEKPPITQ; this is translated from the exons ATGGGTGTCATGGAGATTTTGTCGCGGGTGCCCTCCATCCTCTGGCTGGGGGCGGTCTACGTGGCCTACGTGCTGATCGGCGGGGTGATTTTCTGGAAGTTGGAGGGGGATCTGGGCTCGAAGGACATCAGTCTCCTGGTGCTGAACAAAAATAGGCTGCTCTCAAGATACACCTGTCTGAACCAAGAAGGCCTGGAGGCCGTTGCTCAG GTTGTTCAGGAGGCGTCCAAATCGGGCCTGAGTTTGAAAGGCAACTACACATCGGACGGCTTCTGGAAATTCACCAGCTCGGCTTTGTTCGCTGCCACCGTGGTCACGACTATAG GTTACGGCAACATGAGTCCCAGCACCACCGCCGCCCAGATCTTCTGCGTGTTCTTCGCCGTGTTCGGCATCCCGCTCAACATGGTGGTGCTCAACAGGGTGGGCAAGTACATGCTCGCCATAGAGAGGAACGTCTCCGACTTCCTGGAGGTGCGGACCGGCGGGAGG AAGTGTACCCGCTTTTTCGTCCACCTGGTGTCTTACCTGTCCGGAACGGTGCTCTTCTTCGTCGTGCCCATGATTGTGTTCAAACTACACGAGGGCTGGACCTTCTCCCAGGCCATCTACTACTGCTTCATCACCCTCAGCACCATCGGCTTTGGAGACTTTGTGGCAG ACAGCAATCCGGACAAAGCATACCCCGAGTGGTACAGCATCCTCATGGCCTCGTGGATCTTCTTCGGCCTGGCCTGGCTGGCCCTCCTCGTCAACCACTCCATCGACATCCTGGAGAGGCTCAACAGCCACTTCAAAGAGCGGTGGAACGGACAGAAACCACAGGGCGAGTCTGGCGACGGCGCCGACAACCAAAGCGAGATCGAGAAGCCCCCGATAACTCAATAG
- the LOC130201095 gene encoding potassium channel subfamily K member 16-like has protein sequence MARFQLVPVRLNWTVLLIVAHFTYLLVGATIFQILEREAESNNRNYFQVEKLNFLANYTCLDKPALEKFVQVILDAWERGVNPSGNSTNPSNWDFSSSFFFAGTVVTTIGYGNLSPSTVSGQVFCVFYALCGIPLNLAFLKQLGKCLTVHLGRLERGMVSVVPHKKTVDALAVSLFFITGSLLFLVIPPLLFSYVEGWTFGEGFYFSFITLSTIGFGDYVVGTDPGKEYISLYRSLAGIWIIFALAWLALILNMGARIMEHVIGLTHPGCKKQEEEEGVSTSKLEDASKI, from the exons ATGGCGAGGTTCCAGTTGGTGCCGGTCAGACTGAACTGGACAGTACTTTTGATTGTAGCCCACTTCACATACCTGCTGGTTGGGGCCACCATCTTCCAGATACTGGAGCGGGAGGCTGAGAGCAACAACCGGAACTACTTCCAAGTGGAGAAGTTGAACTTTTTGGCCAACTACACCTGCCTGGACAAACCGGCCTTGGAGAAGTTTGTTCAG GTAATTTTAGATGCCTGGGAAAGGGGAGTGAATCCCTCGGGCAACTCGACGAACCCCAGCAACTGGGACTTCAGTAGCTCCTTCTTTTTTGCAGGCACAGTTGTCACCACTATAG GCTACGGTAACCTCTCCCCCAGCACTGTATCTGGTcaggtgttttgtgtgttttacgcCCTGTGTGGAATCCCACTGAACCTGGCCTTCCTCAAACAGCTGGGCAAGTGTCTCACCGTCCACCTCGGTCGACTGGAGAGGGGAATGGTCTCGGTTGTTCCACACAAG AAGACGGTTGACGCTCTGGCCGTGAGCTTGTTCTTCATCACAGGAAGCCTGCTGTTTTTGGTCATCCCTCCTCTGCTATTCAGTTATGTGGAAGGCTGGACGTTCGGCGAGGGCTTCTACTTCTCCTTCATTACCCTCAGCACCATTGGTTTCGGAGATTATGTCGTGG GGACCGACCCGGGCAAAGAGTACATCTCTCTGTACCGGAGCCTTGCAGGCATATGGATCATCTTTGCCTTGGCTTGGCTGGCTCTTATCCTCAACATGGGAGCCAGAATAATGGAGCATGTGATTGGCCTGACTCATCCAGGCTGCaagaaacaagaggaggaggagggagtgtcAACCAGCAAACTAGAAGACGCATCGAAGATCTGA